The following nucleotide sequence is from Dioscorea cayenensis subsp. rotundata cultivar TDr96_F1 unplaced genomic scaffold, TDr96_F1_v2_PseudoChromosome.rev07_lg8_w22 25.fasta BLBR01000210.1, whole genome shotgun sequence.
gctgatttttgaggattttaaaggtttcattcttgttatatcttcttattagagtgcttagaaaactctagaaacaatttactcctattttaagcacatttttccttctttttttaattggttgtagtattgttgttgaatcttgctttttgttggttgtttaacggcttctaggaggagaagcttcaagcaaaggaaaagagattatagacaagtaactttggagggtgttagctcgccaagtttgtgagtgggatttactaaattatggactatatatcatgcatatatatatatatatatatattggcctttGAATGACAAGATTTCTATCTATAAAACTCTTGAGTTGTTATTCATTGGATTTGGATATCATgaggatttatgatttgatctccttcatggtttttactaaagattattaatatacatatgttgttgttatgatttgaaaaatatatgttttagaagATATGTTTGAATTATGTATCCTTATAAAAGATTGATGTTTTTCCTATGATGACCAAAGCTTTgggtaaaacaaattgaatattaCCGTGAAGATGATGTAATTGATTTGAGGTATACATATGTGTTTTCAATGAATATTCTTGTGTGTTGTTTTTAAcgaaaatgttttcattgaatggTTATGAACAAGTTGTTGACTTTTGGAGTGAGCTTGGCATTTGTCAATACTTGTTccctattgatgaatatatttagCCTACGGGCCAGAATGctatttattgctttcattcatgaattgtaaatatagtcctgaataaggacactttttatgttgttataaatcttgggattttgctatgcaaacacccgtggggtcttgaacatatccatggaaatggtgggctacggccttcatgttcttgacggggtggttttgatggtgacagggggaaaccccaatacttactgcagtgagagtgtggatggtttccacgggccgactgtatagaggtggcgtggaatcTCTATCAAAacccggttatgccatttcggtgggagcgtagagccacgacttggatatagttgggttgttcgagTCCCACCACGAACTTCCAGCTGACAACGCCAAGatatgcgcatcttggtggctctgACCCTAACCGTGACCACGGTTAGTGagggagggttttcgaggctatttaaaatatatttgtttatttttaatcgatgatttatacatttttttgaattatgagttactaagccaaagtataaacttggatttcttactcatatggattttgagatgatttaaaagagtttttatcgagcatttcattgttgtaaattttatatcttaatttatacttgacGATCAaggtatattgaatattttgaggagttgaaatatattttttacctttttactttaatatattatgtatgggatatagctccatgtttagccactcctcgagtaacctagttactcatccctctttatttttttccctccacgGTGTGACTGGCCAGTGGGAtagaagcgtgaagtgcttggcgaggagtagtttgtattttcttaaaagTCTGTgtatgaagcttatatattttggcatgtagttgatggatccactaggatattaccaaccctaatattaatatgtatctttcttctttgatactttttaaatatgttggttagcttttatgttgtgtatgagatgtatactctctaagtgaatggttgttgtcatggtttaaattaaagtgatgggttgtgtaggaacatttgggtatattggattgctagaatgtttattattgttatagtggttttgtacAGGAAACGAGGTTAGCCTTTACGGTGATCTAGGGGTgagttagtgttggacctcccttgggttatcgtggcggtatgtcatgagtgggaccAGCGAGGCGGGCGTGACATACTTTAGTGGTATCGAGCCACGGTTTAGAGTTTAGGTGTAGATTTAGAGCAAGTATAATCTAGATCTAGAGTTAGTTTTCTCGATTGGGTCAAAATGTACGATTTTTGTCTTTgttactagtggatccaagcGATCGCATATAGCATTGGTGCATATTGTGGATTTCTAAAAGAtgtcttatgtttttcatttcgaTGAAGATGCCGACTGACAACATTCACGCACTCGCCGTGGAAGAGTTAATTCCCCTGCTGTTGCTACACCAAGAGCTCAGAGAGGTGGAAGGCGAGGAGAACCAACCCCGCCCCCATCTCCATCGCCACCTAGGCAGGAGGCCAGTTCAAGGCATGATCCTGCAGTGGCAGCTTCTGAGCATGCCCCGGAGGTTCAGGGAGCTACTCCTGTGCCTGCTTCTGTCCCAACTCCTGAGGCATTAGAAGCCTTTAGGGTCTCATTGGGCTACCAAGGGGAGGCAGCCTACCTACCAGGAGTACCAGGACTTCTTAGACTATTGGAGGATTTTTTGGGAGGCAGGGCTCAGACTACCCCAGGTAACTACTGCCCCAAAGACCACTCGACCACCACGGGCCCCAGTGGTTCATTCCACCCCAGGAGAGGCCAGTGGACCTAGTCAAGCCTTAGCTTTGTCCAAGCTTCTAAAAGAAGCTCGACAGCTTGGATGTGGTTCTTTTGATGGCACTAGTGATGCCATGATTGCTAAAGAATGGGTCAAGCGGGTAATTGCTACCTTTGATGACATGAGTTTAGGTGGTGAGACCAGACTCGTGGTTGCTACTAGGTTGTTGGAGGCGGGAGCTCGAATTTGGTGGGAAAGTTTGAAGAGTAGATCATTTGGGCAGGGTTACATGGTCGATTTTTCACTGCGtggaatttgatgaagaatattacaccCGGTTTCACCGTGATCAGAAGAGGCATGAGTTTATGAGAGCGGGTTCAGGGGAAATAAGACAGATTCTGTATATGAGACAGAATTGAAAAGATTTGGCTAATTTTTGTTCCGAGTTAGCACCCTCTTGAGGAAGTTCTTTGttctaaatttgaagttggtttTGAACTtgggtattagagaaagaatgaCGAGTTACAAGCAAGCAAAGTTTTAAGGAGATGGTACAATCGCTTTGAGGGCGGAAGCAGCTTGGTTAGAGAAGGCAAGAGAGTTCGAGAGAACATAGCTAAGAGAAGAAGCTTGGAGGCGGGACAGCCATCCAAGAAGAGTAGGAGTGAGGGTTCCTCCAAGGGCAATTCTACTCCAGGCCCCACTAGACCTCCACTATCTCAGAGTGGTGATCAGCAGAGACTTACACGTTCTGATAGCGCTCCTAGTGTCAGAGGCCCAGAAGCTAGTAACAGGTGCAAGAATTGTGGAAAGCCGCATAAAGGACAGTGTCAGACACCTCGCAAGTGCTTCCATTGCGGTCAAACTGGACATTTGAGGTCAGCATGTCCAGAGTTGGGACGGGGTGGATCTACACCAGCATCTCAGGACCGTCCTAGCCAGTTCAGAGGTTCTCAGCCAGTAGCATCTTCCCCAGTTACTACCAAGTCGGGAGCTGCTAGCAACACTTCGCAGCCAGGTGCCCATCGACCTCAGACCAGAGCTCAGACCCGAGTATTTGCCATGACAGAGGAAGAGGCTGAGTGTAGGCCTAATGTGATCACAGGTACACTATCCATCTTCCAGCATAATGCTTTTGCATTGATTGATTCTGGGTCAGAGCGTTCTTTTGTTAGTACTACATTTGCATGTCATGCGAATAGTGACCCTTCCCCCTTGGGTGGTGAGTTAGTGATACAAACTCCTTTAGGTGAAGAGGTAGTAAGGAGTTTGGTGTACAGGGAGTGTCCAGTGCTAATTAATGGAGTTGTCTTGAAGGCAGACTTAATACCTTTGGAGATCAAAGATTTTGATGCCATTCTTGGCATGGATTGGTTGGATAGACATCATGCTTCCATTGATTGTTTCAAGAAGGAAGTTACTTTTCCTGTGTCTTCAGGACCCGCAGTGGTGTTAAAGGGTGTGAGAAGGACTTTGCcttcatgtttaatttcatcCATGGAAGCTAGAAGATTGTTGGGCAAGGGTTGCCCAATGATTTTGGCTCATGTGGTAGATACAAGAGTTAAGGAGCCAGCTTTAGAAGAGATGCCAGTGGTGAGTGAGTTTCAGGATGTTTTTCCTGAAGACTTACCAGGTTTACCACCAGATAGAGAAATGGAGTTTGCTATAGATTTACTACCTGGTACAGCTCCTATTTCTATACCACCTTATCGGATGGCACCAGCAGAGCTAAGAGAATTGAAGACTCAATTGCAAGATCTTGTAGACAAGGGTTTTATTCGACCAAGTGTATCACCTTGGGGTGCACCAgttctctttgtaaagaagaaggatggatctATGAGGTTGTGCATAGATTACAGGCAATTAAATCGGGTgacaatcaagaacaagtacccATTGCCAaggattgatgatttatttgatcaattgaagGGAGCAAAGGTGTTCTCTAAAATTGATTTGCGGTCTGGGTatcatcagttgaag
It contains:
- the LOC120253788 gene encoding uncharacterized protein LOC120253788 yields the protein MAYEKSLRYKERVKESHDRPIKQAKCFQEGDQVLLFNSRLRLFPGKLKSWCHGPYSVTHVFPHGAVEISHPQNGTFKVNGQRLKHYFPGNKTLPKNRVMRVKKVAYKNARRDLSPPPNEPKFKNEEHKICYALLSRKGVGTIRRIDWDLLKLLGLDGIILELISHSGWDKLFSIEEPTYKELTLKVLSTVEEQKKPRQYYNHPYMQYCEGEATRRVNSPAVATPRAQRGGRRGEPTPPPSPSPPRQEASSRHDPAVAASEHAPEVQGATPVPASVPTPEALEAFRVSLGYQGEAAYLPGVPGLLRLLEDFLGGRAQTTPARQLGCGSFDGTSDAMIAKEWVKRVIATFDDMSLGGETRLVVATRLLEAGARIWWESLKSRSFGQGYMRKNDELQASKVLRRWYNRFEGGSSLVREGKRVRENIAKRRSLEAGQPSKKSRSEGSSKGNSTPGPTRPPLSQSGDQQRLTRSDSAPSVRGPEASNRCKNCGKPHKGQCQTPRKCFHCGQTGHLRSACPELGRGGSTPASQDRPSQFRGSQPVASSPVTTKSGAASNTSQPGAHRPQTRAQTRVFAMTEEEAECRPNVITGTLSIFQHNAFALIDSGSERSFVSTTFACHANSDPSPLGGELVIQTPLGEEVVRSLVYRECPVLINGVVLKADLIPLEIKDFDAILGMDWLDRHHASIDCFKKEVTFPVSSGPAVVLKGVRRTLPSCLISSMEARRLLGKGCPMILAHVVDTRVKEPALEEMPVVSEFQDVFPEDLPGLPPDREMEFAIDLLPGTAPISIPPYRMAPAELRELKTQLQDLVDKGFIRPSVSPWGAPVLFVKKKDGSMRLCIDYRQLNRVTIKNKYPLPRIDDLFDQLKGAKVFSKIDLRSGYHQLKIKSEDVPKTAFRTRYGHYEFLVMPFGLTNAPAAFMDLMNRVFRPYLDKFVIVFIDDILVYSPSNEEHAQHLRIVLQTLREKKLYAKFSKCEFWLYEVGFLGHVVSGEGIFVDPKKVEAIVKWERSKNVTEVQVFLGLTGYYRRFVEGFFFNCLAIIKVNS